In Parus major isolate Abel chromosome 3, Parus_major1.1, whole genome shotgun sequence, the following are encoded in one genomic region:
- the LOC107201147 gene encoding ankyrin repeat domain-containing protein 9-like, with translation MASNQASLQDDQSRHCKFLSYMFYQAVRDHKPVWMLEDMRTMEYFYWEENASLRTYSPSEALLYAVVHNHLPYAQYLLSHFPEEALKVPGEHFCYCPSSAPHLAMAVTYDRRDILGLIIKIAHKLPSLNSYINRAGCFHLEDGKTPLHLACELLRSETVLILLGNGASPRIEDSKGLTPLDVILEQMWDSKVNVASKKLCLDYLLLFMPNPQFKMRKVLQEHPDHWTALLGEDKFNSLVGNTPASLYLQAMQTILQTLPPSHFPKSIQELPIPQALKPLPSYGKKLPAKNVHH, from the exons ATGGCCAGTAACCAGGCCAGCCTGCAGGATGATCAGAGCAGGCACTGCAAGTTCTTATCCTATATGTTCTACCAGGCTGTGAGAGATCACAAGCCTGTGTGGATGCTGGAAGACATGAGAACTATGGAGTATTTTTACTGGGAGGAAAATGCCAGCCTACGAACCTACTCACCTTCAGAAGCCCTTCTCTATGCAGTGGTGCATAATCACCTGCCTTATGCTCAGTATCTGCTGTCTCATTTTCCAGAGGAGGCTCTCAAGGTGCCTGGGGAGCACTTCTGCTATTGCCCGTCCTCTGCTCCTCACTTGGCCATGGCGGTCACATATGACAGGAGAGATATCTTGGGACTGATCATCAAAATTGCACACAAGCTCCCCAGCTTGAACTCCTATATCAATAGGGCTGGCTGCTTTCATCTGGAAGATGGGAAAACACCCCTGCACCTTGCCTGCGAACTGCTGAGGTCAGAGACGGTCCTCATCCTCCTCGGGAATGGAGCATCTCCCAGGATAGAGGACAGTAAAGGGCTTACCCCGCTGGACGTCATCCTGGAGCAGATGTGGGACTCCAAAGTCAATGTCGCATCAAAGAAGCTCTGCCTCGACTACCTCTTGCTCTTCATGCCCAACCCACAGTTCAAGATGCGGAAAGTTCTGCAGGAGCATCCAGATCACTGGACAGCTTTGCTGGGAGAAGACAAATTCAACAGCCTGGTGGGGAACACACCTGCTTCTTTATATCTGCAAGCTATGCAAACTATTCTCCAGActcttcccccttcccactTCCCTAAAAGCATCCAGGAACTACCTATACCTCAGGCACTAAAGCCCTTACCATCCTATGGCAAAAAGCTACCAGCAAAAAATGTG CATCATTAG